A region of bacterium DNA encodes the following proteins:
- a CDS encoding TRAP transporter large permease: protein METSHLVILAIVLGGMAALVPVFMCLFFAAVVGFLLYTDLPLATLIQTMFRSMDNFSLVVVLFFILCGNIMTSGSLVDKLIRAANAMVSWLPGGLGMAGVLGCAMFGAISGSTVATVVALGGFMIPALIQYHYQEKYAIGVMATSGNLGIIIPPSISMILWSMITNVSVEGLFLTGFIPGILITLGVCLYTYFYYKNRADYVRPPVPSFKEFWGIMRECIWALLLPVVIFAGIFTGVFTANEAAVVACVYAFIVEIFIHKSMKFKEVKKVIVNSAVTSATLLIIVAGATCFGRYLSLQNIPNQVAEAVLSVVHSPFMFLLVANVLLFVIGMFMDVISATLILGPIFIPMLRVFDIDMMHFGLLFTLNLAIGYCTPPVGVSLYIVGAIAKRDLIYVTKAVLPFLLIQMAVLFLLTYWQDFALWLPKITGYWHPALEVPAT, encoded by the coding sequence ATGGAGACTAGTCACCTGGTGATCCTGGCCATAGTGCTGGGCGGGATGGCTGCTTTGGTCCCGGTGTTCATGTGTCTTTTCTTTGCTGCGGTGGTGGGCTTCTTGCTTTACACGGATCTACCCCTGGCCACCTTGATTCAAACCATGTTTAGGAGCATGGACAACTTTTCCTTGGTGGTGGTGCTCTTTTTCATTCTGTGCGGAAACATCATGACCTCGGGTTCCCTTGTGGACAAGTTGATCCGGGCCGCCAATGCCATGGTAAGCTGGCTTCCTGGAGGACTGGGCATGGCAGGGGTTCTCGGCTGCGCCATGTTCGGGGCCATCTCGGGTTCCACAGTGGCCACCGTGGTGGCCCTGGGCGGCTTCATGATCCCAGCCCTCATCCAGTACCATTATCAGGAGAAATATGCCATAGGAGTCATGGCCACATCAGGGAATCTGGGTATAATCATACCGCCCAGCATAAGCATGATCCTGTGGTCCATGATAACCAACGTGTCCGTGGAAGGGCTTTTCCTCACAGGATTCATCCCAGGGATCCTCATCACTCTGGGGGTCTGCCTTTACACTTACTTCTACTATAAGAACAGGGCCGACTATGTGAGGCCTCCTGTGCCCAGTTTCAAAGAGTTCTGGGGGATTATGAGAGAGTGCATATGGGCCTTGTTGCTACCGGTGGTCATCTTTGCAGGCATATTCACCGGGGTCTTCACTGCAAACGAAGCTGCGGTGGTGGCATGCGTGTACGCCTTCATAGTTGAGATCTTCATACACAAGTCCATGAAGTTCAAAGAAGTCAAGAAGGTAATTGTGAATTCGGCAGTGACCTCAGCCACTCTTCTCATCATAGTGGCGGGAGCCACCTGCTTTGGCCGATATTTGAGCCTGCAAAACATTCCCAATCAGGTGGCAGAGGCGGTCCTCTCGGTGGTCCACTCCCCCTTCATGTTCCTGCTTGTGGCTAACGTGCTGCTCTTCGTAATTGGAATGTTCATGGATGTCATATCCGCAACCCTCATCCTGGGGCCCATCTTTATCCCCATGCTCAGGGTCTTCGACATAGACATGATGCATTTCGGGCTTCTTTTTACCTTGAACCTGGCCATAGGTTACTGCACTCCCCCCGTGGGTGTGAGCCTTTACATCGTGGGGGCCATAGCCAAGAGGGACCTGATCTATGTGACCAAGGCGGTTCTGCCCTTTTTACTGATACAGATGGCGGTCTTGTTCCTCTTGACCTACTGGCAGGATTTTGCCTTGTGGCTGCCCAAGATAACCGGGTACTGGCACCCGGCCCTTGAGGTGCCTGCTACATGA
- a CDS encoding TRAP transporter small permease has translation MFLQPTLEIRGDALMQKVAYWLDKILGFFEEWSLFLVTLVCLIALFFNVVLRYGFNYTLSWSEEFVREVIIYTTFIGCSAAIKNRSMIKIDALVQFVPWLKAPLTFFSHGATIVFSLIMMVLGWEVVVQQAATKQSTLILEIPLEVLFGIMPLMGFMMLLRTLLAIREDILQLGRS, from the coding sequence ATGTTTTTGCAACCAACTCTAGAGATCCGAGGGGATGCTTTGATGCAGAAAGTGGCTTACTGGCTGGACAAGATCCTGGGTTTTTTCGAGGAGTGGTCGCTTTTCTTGGTGACCTTGGTTTGTCTGATTGCTCTTTTCTTCAACGTGGTCCTGCGCTATGGGTTCAATTACACCCTTTCCTGGTCAGAAGAATTCGTGAGGGAGGTGATAATCTACACCACCTTCATCGGGTGCAGCGCGGCCATCAAGAATCGCTCCATGATAAAGATAGACGCCCTGGTGCAGTTTGTGCCCTGGCTGAAAGCCCCCCTTACATTTTTCAGCCATGGGGCCACCATAGTCTTTTCTTTGATCATGATGGTCTTGGGCTGGGAGGTGGTTGTGCAGCAGGCCGCCACGAAACAGTCAACCTTGATCCTGGAAATCCCTCTGGAGGTACTCTTCGGCATAATGCCCCTCATGGGATTCATGATGCTGCTTAGGACCCTTCTGGCCATACGGGAGGATATCCTCCAACTAGGAAGAAGCTGA
- a CDS encoding TRAP transporter substrate-binding protein yields MEFRKTFTFLGILFVSLAFLAGVAQAQQKDPLEAWKPKFDPSGAKYKFTVSNVSNPVLKGVYAGFLIRDKLWERTKGQMYLDYKPFSILGGEVEVLNQLQMGTIQGMAVSSVASTNLGPRFGVVNLPFLIDSFEKLDKFVASGKLFDHFLMAMDHQGIMALDITGYGNYGWASREPIKTIADLRKTKIRIAEAAVNKLSYEAWGVKPVVMPWPDVHVALKQGVIDALDHTPMVCNITKKFEVVKNFTQINYAQGLFIWIFNKKWFESLPADLQKTFKEVVHEVCAQIRKETVAQEDEEIMKAKKDGVQFFKLSAEEMETLRKLSNKVHEKYAEEINKLYPGDKLKFDNYLKEVQDLMGYKRT; encoded by the coding sequence ATGGAATTCAGGAAGACCTTTACGTTTCTTGGGATCCTTTTTGTGAGTTTGGCTTTTCTGGCAGGGGTGGCCCAAGCCCAGCAGAAGGATCCTCTTGAGGCTTGGAAGCCCAAGTTCGATCCCTCTGGGGCCAAGTATAAGTTTACGGTCTCAAACGTGTCCAATCCTGTGCTTAAAGGCGTTTACGCTGGTTTCCTTATAAGGGACAAGCTTTGGGAACGCACCAAAGGCCAGATGTATCTAGACTACAAGCCCTTTTCCATCCTGGGTGGGGAGGTGGAGGTGCTCAACCAGCTTCAAATGGGCACCATCCAGGGCATGGCCGTCAGCTCGGTGGCATCCACAAACCTGGGGCCACGCTTCGGGGTAGTTAACCTTCCCTTCTTGATCGACTCCTTCGAGAAGCTGGACAAGTTCGTGGCAAGTGGCAAGCTTTTCGATCACTTCCTCATGGCCATGGACCATCAAGGCATCATGGCCCTGGACATCACGGGATACGGCAACTATGGATGGGCCAGCAGGGAGCCCATCAAGACCATAGCGGATCTAAGGAAAACCAAGATCCGGATCGCCGAGGCCGCGGTCAACAAGCTGAGCTATGAGGCATGGGGAGTGAAACCTGTGGTCATGCCTTGGCCTGATGTGCACGTGGCCCTGAAACAGGGTGTAATAGATGCACTGGATCACACCCCCATGGTTTGCAACATCACCAAGAAGTTCGAGGTGGTCAAGAATTTTACACAAATCAACTATGCCCAGGGTCTTTTCATATGGATCTTCAACAAGAAATGGTTTGAGTCTCTCCCGGCCGACCTTCAGAAGACCTTCAAGGAGGTGGTGCATGAGGTATGCGCCCAGATCCGGAAGGAGACCGTGGCTCAAGAAGATGAAGAGATAATGAAAGCCAAGAAGGACGGTGTGCAGTTCTTCAAGCTGTCGGCCGAGGAAATGGAGACCCTTAGAAAGCTGAGCAACAAGGTGCACGAGAAATATGCAGAAGAAATCAACAAGCTTTATCCGGGTGACAAGCTGAAGTTCGACAACTATCTAAAGGAAGTCCAGGATCTGATGGGCTACAAGAGAACCTGA
- a CDS encoding PAS domain S-box protein — protein sequence MAEEAHTISLEIAQEEQRALSEEEMRLHRERYRVFIEEVADGFYEVDLRGNFTFFNDALSRIFGYPKKEIQGRNYRAFMDEANARFVFENFNRIYRTGQGVTDLVWEITRKDGERRVLEVSASLMRDDQGERIGFRGIARDITEKHKASLALRESEQRAYEQFLASRRAEKRYRMLLDFLPDPVAVFNMDNTVSYVNPAFVKVFGWTLQELEGRILPFVPQHLVQETRDGLKRLLKEKVIQGFQTQRLTKEGKLKEVVLGGALFYDEKGEPSGQVVILRDVTEENRVARTNQTLFRISMALPRFWKLEERLEYIIREVKELIGVEGASVILLDEEKNECYFPVATYDDAETGRRMTEIRFPAQRGVAGQVLRTGEPIIVHDTSKNPHFFKRVDEQAGYETRNMLDVPIRTEDKIIGVLCAVNKKEGPFDQRDVELLSAVASTVAFPIENARIAEQLKRSYEEVKNLNRAKDKVIHHLSHELKTPLSVLSASLALLGRRPAPNDDPSWQRALERAQRNLARMLEIQYQIEDIMRERDFRVQGMLLSLLEVCADELEALVALETGGEKLSDRIRRRIQDIFGLVPSPRERILLKEFLEKLLEELRPKFSHRKVELLTRLDPGVPPVLLPPDVLRKVVEGVIRNAIENTPDGGKVELILHAAQQRAVLEVRDWGVGITPEDQLLIFKGPFTTKETLHYSSRRPYDFNAGGKGLDLFRAKVFSERYGFDIRLESRRCSFIPREEDLCPGEIAQCAHCKSPEQCFASGTTRVIMEFPAAPGPTEQPGSWMGAGNLSHDVLDEKE from the coding sequence ATGGCCGAAGAAGCCCATACCATCTCTTTGGAGATTGCCCAGGAAGAGCAAAGAGCCCTTTCCGAGGAGGAAATGCGCCTCCACAGGGAAAGGTACAGGGTCTTCATAGAAGAGGTGGCAGACGGCTTCTACGAGGTGGATTTAAGGGGCAATTTTACCTTTTTCAACGATGCTCTTTCTCGCATATTCGGTTACCCCAAGAAAGAGATTCAAGGTCGTAACTACAGGGCTTTCATGGATGAGGCCAACGCCCGCTTCGTCTTCGAGAACTTCAATAGGATCTACAGAACAGGCCAGGGTGTAACTGATCTGGTCTGGGAGATAACCCGAAAAGATGGGGAAAGGCGTGTGCTTGAGGTATCAGCCAGCCTCATGCGGGATGACCAGGGGGAAAGGATAGGTTTCAGGGGTATTGCCAGAGATATAACCGAGAAGCACAAGGCAAGCCTGGCCCTGAGGGAGTCTGAGCAGAGGGCCTATGAACAATTTCTGGCCAGCCGAAGGGCCGAGAAACGTTACAGGATGCTCTTGGACTTCTTACCGGATCCAGTGGCTGTCTTCAACATGGACAACACCGTTTCGTACGTGAATCCGGCCTTTGTCAAGGTTTTCGGTTGGACTCTCCAAGAGCTGGAAGGCAGGATCTTGCCCTTTGTGCCTCAGCACCTGGTTCAGGAGACAAGAGATGGGCTCAAAAGGCTGCTCAAGGAAAAGGTGATCCAGGGATTCCAGACCCAGAGACTCACCAAGGAGGGAAAACTCAAGGAAGTGGTTTTGGGAGGGGCCCTTTTCTATGACGAGAAAGGAGAGCCTTCCGGGCAGGTGGTGATCCTCAGGGATGTGACAGAAGAGAATCGGGTGGCTCGCACCAACCAGACCCTCTTTCGCATCAGCATGGCCCTTCCCCGGTTCTGGAAACTGGAAGAAAGACTCGAGTACATCATCCGGGAGGTCAAAGAGCTCATTGGGGTGGAAGGGGCTTCGGTGATCCTCTTGGACGAAGAAAAGAATGAGTGCTATTTTCCGGTGGCCACATACGACGATGCGGAAACCGGCCGAAGGATGACGGAAATAAGATTTCCTGCCCAAAGGGGTGTGGCCGGCCAGGTGCTGCGAACCGGAGAGCCCATCATCGTTCACGACACTTCCAAGAATCCACATTTCTTCAAGAGAGTGGACGAACAAGCCGGCTATGAGACCCGTAACATGCTGGATGTCCCCATTCGCACAGAAGACAAAATCATAGGGGTGCTCTGCGCCGTGAATAAAAAGGAGGGGCCCTTCGACCAGAGGGATGTGGAGCTATTGAGTGCCGTGGCCAGCACCGTGGCTTTCCCCATAGAAAACGCCCGCATAGCCGAGCAATTGAAGCGCTCCTATGAAGAGGTAAAGAACCTCAATCGGGCCAAAGACAAAGTGATTCACCACCTGTCCCATGAACTCAAGACTCCTTTGTCGGTTCTGTCGGCATCTCTGGCGCTTTTGGGAAGGCGGCCAGCTCCCAATGATGACCCTTCCTGGCAAAGAGCCCTGGAGAGGGCCCAGAGGAACCTGGCCCGAATGCTGGAGATCCAATATCAGATCGAGGACATCATGCGGGAGAGGGATTTCAGGGTTCAAGGGATGCTTTTGTCCCTCCTGGAGGTCTGCGCCGACGAGCTGGAGGCCCTCGTAGCCCTGGAAACCGGTGGAGAGAAGTTGAGCGACAGGATCAGGAGGCGTATTCAGGATATCTTTGGCCTGGTGCCCTCTCCCAGAGAAAGGATCCTGCTCAAGGAGTTCCTGGAAAAGCTTTTGGAGGAGCTTAGGCCTAAGTTCTCCCATAGGAAGGTGGAGTTGCTAACAAGACTTGATCCTGGAGTGCCGCCTGTGCTTCTTCCCCCGGATGTTCTAAGAAAGGTGGTGGAAGGAGTAATCCGCAATGCCATAGAGAACACACCAGATGGTGGTAAGGTGGAGTTGATCCTCCACGCGGCTCAGCAAAGGGCGGTCCTGGAGGTGAGGGACTGGGGTGTGGGAATAACCCCAGAGGATCAACTCCTTATTTTCAAGGGGCCTTTTACCACCAAGGAGACTCTCCATTATTCCTCCCGCAGACCATATGATTTCAATGCCGGGGGCAAGGGCTTGGATCTGTTTCGAGCCAAGGTCTTCTCTGAAAGGTATGGTTTTGATATCAGACTGGAGTCCAGAAGGTGCTCTTTTATTCCCAGGGAAGAGGATCTCTGCCCAGGAGAAATAGCCCAATGTGCCCATTGCAAAAGCCCTGAGCAATGTTTTGCATCAGGCACCACCAGGGTGATAATGGAGTTTCCTGCGGCCCCTGGCCCCACAGAGCAGCCCGGTTCCTGGATGGGGGCTGGAAATCTCTCCCATGATGTCCTGGATGAAAAGGAGTGA
- a CDS encoding HAMP domain-containing sensor histidine kinase: protein MKLTDSHMEGTDHQSGGFFRELRIEFLIHELKDPLAVIETGLRMLLEKQESYGGLSRKQERTLQRSLRAARKARAMLHGLLEVGRSEAGCFSCERFPVSRTIQGVILEAVESMDAAAQEELSEGEISPKVLAKCGVKLDVDPALEETFMCQDQAKFCQIVGNLVKNALHHRQSKVEVRVSRQDQLLEVEVADDGPGIHPEHQDLIFKRYAQLEAPQGLARRGHGLGLAGAKILAQALGGSLEVKSQKGKGAVFRLLVPLNMEELEIKGSREG from the coding sequence ATGAAGCTCACTGATTCCCACATGGAAGGGACGGATCATCAAAGTGGAGGGTTTTTCCGTGAGCTGAGGATAGAATTCCTCATACATGAATTAAAGGATCCTCTGGCAGTCATAGAAACAGGGCTCAGAATGCTCCTGGAAAAGCAGGAAAGTTACGGAGGGCTTTCCCGAAAACAGGAAAGAACGTTACAAAGAAGCCTCAGAGCAGCGCGAAAGGCCAGGGCCATGCTCCATGGCCTTCTGGAGGTGGGCCGATCAGAGGCAGGTTGTTTCTCCTGCGAGAGATTCCCGGTTTCCCGCACCATCCAGGGTGTTATCCTGGAGGCAGTGGAAAGCATGGACGCAGCGGCTCAGGAGGAGTTGTCCGAGGGTGAAATATCCCCCAAGGTGCTGGCCAAATGTGGGGTGAAACTGGATGTGGATCCAGCCTTGGAGGAAACATTCATGTGCCAGGACCAGGCCAAGTTTTGTCAGATAGTGGGCAACCTGGTCAAAAATGCGCTTCACCACCGCCAAAGCAAGGTGGAGGTGCGCGTGAGCAGACAGGACCAGCTCCTGGAGGTGGAGGTGGCCGATGACGGCCCCGGAATACATCCGGAGCACCAGGATCTGATATTCAAGAGGTACGCTCAGTTGGAGGCACCCCAAGGTTTGGCCCGCCGTGGCCACGGACTGGGACTGGCCGGAGCCAAGATCTTGGCTCAAGCTCTTGGAGGGAGCCTGGAGGTGAAGAGCCAGAAGGGAAAGGGCGCTGTTTTCAGACTCTTGGTTCCTCTGAACATGGAGGAGCTGGAGATCAAGGGTTCCAGGGAAGGTTGA
- a CDS encoding response regulator has product MAGKSYLKGKRILAVDDEEDVLETIEDVLDESLVERAKDYETASRKIKGGGYDLVILDIMGVDGLKLLEEAVEKGIPAVMLTAHAINPEALMASIRKGAISYLPKEKLADLDSMLNELLAANQRGEPTWKLLFEKLGEYFDERFGPGWKEKDKEFWSEFSRTYQVGKGIRERLLHDKSIKDKGI; this is encoded by the coding sequence ATGGCTGGTAAATCATACCTGAAAGGCAAGAGGATCTTGGCTGTGGACGATGAGGAGGACGTGCTTGAGACCATAGAAGATGTTCTTGATGAGAGCCTGGTAGAAAGGGCAAAGGATTATGAGACCGCATCTCGGAAAATAAAGGGCGGAGGATATGATCTGGTCATACTGGACATAATGGGGGTGGACGGTTTGAAGCTCCTGGAGGAAGCCGTGGAAAAGGGGATCCCGGCCGTGATGTTAACGGCCCATGCCATAAACCCAGAGGCACTCATGGCCTCTATCCGCAAAGGAGCTATTTCCTATCTTCCCAAGGAAAAGCTGGCTGATCTAGACTCCATGCTCAACGAGCTCTTGGCTGCCAACCAAAGGGGAGAGCCAACCTGGAAGCTTCTGTTCGAGAAGCTGGGGGAGTACTTTGACGAGAGATTCGGCCCGGGTTGGAAAGAAAAGGACAAGGAATTCTGGAGTGAGTTCAGCAGAACATACCAGGTGGGAAAGGGTATCCGGGAGAGGCTCTTGCATGACAAGAGCATAAAAGACAAGGGGATCTAG
- a CDS encoding TRAP transporter small permease subunit, whose translation MRGARSLVNIIDALNLKVGTTISWLSFSLVMLVVFDVIMRYLFKKSFVAVQETEWHIFAVYFLIGGGYTLLKDSHVRVDIFYQKMSARLKAWIDLLGVLFFLLPGCYLVIKTSSKFAWTSWMVREASADPGGLPGRYLLKAVVAVAFVLIALQGVSMGLKNLLLLLGGPLPETQNKGGH comes from the coding sequence GTGAGGGGGGCAAGAAGCCTGGTAAATATAATAGACGCACTCAACCTGAAGGTGGGCACAACCATATCATGGCTGAGCTTCAGCCTGGTGATGCTGGTGGTCTTTGATGTGATAATGAGGTATCTGTTCAAGAAGAGCTTTGTGGCTGTACAGGAGACGGAGTGGCATATCTTCGCTGTGTATTTTCTCATTGGTGGAGGGTACACGCTTCTTAAGGATTCCCATGTGCGGGTAGACATTTTCTACCAAAAGATGTCAGCCAGGCTGAAGGCCTGGATCGACCTTCTGGGGGTTCTTTTTTTTCTTCTGCCCGGCTGCTATCTGGTGATCAAGACTTCTTCCAAATTCGCCTGGACATCATGGATGGTGCGGGAGGCTTCGGCTGATCCAGGAGGGCTTCCCGGTAGATACCTGCTCAAGGCAGTTGTGGCCGTGGCCTTTGTGCTCATAGCCCTGCAAGGGGTATCCATGGGACTCAAAAACCTGCTGCTGCTTTTGGGAGGGCCCTTGCCAGAGACCCAGAACAAAGGAGGCCACTAA
- a CDS encoding TRAP transporter large permease subunit, which translates to MHDALPGIMFLVLTLLLMVGFPVAFTLLGTALCFGLIGFGWEFFNLLPLRIWGVMTNFTLIAVPLFVFMGVMLERSGIAEELLETMAVLFGRIRGGLATSVVIVGALLGASTGIVGATVVTMGLLSLPTMLRHNYKHELATGTIAASGTLGQIIPPSIVLVLLGDIIGVSVGDLFIGAVLPGFLLVILYIAFISVMVRFKPSWAPLIPKEKWKQMMGAGFGRRLARALAAPLLLMIAVLGSIFAGIATPTEAAGVGAAGATLMAISNRRFNLDVLKQVMETTTRLTSMVFIILVGASAFGLVFRGLDGDRVVREFIQQIPYGKWGVLAIVMGLIFIIGFFLDFIEITFIHIPVLAPIMKHLGFDPLWFGILFAVNLQTSFLTPPFGFALFYLKGVCPPQISTGHIYRGIIPFVVLQLIGLMIVVFFPEIATWLPRVVFKS; encoded by the coding sequence ATGCACGACGCCCTTCCAGGCATAATGTTCTTGGTTTTGACCCTTCTTCTGATGGTGGGCTTCCCTGTGGCCTTCACCCTCTTGGGAACTGCTCTTTGCTTTGGATTGATAGGATTCGGCTGGGAGTTCTTCAATCTGCTTCCTCTTCGCATCTGGGGAGTCATGACCAATTTCACCCTCATAGCAGTGCCTCTTTTTGTTTTCATGGGAGTGATGCTGGAGCGCTCCGGAATAGCAGAGGAACTGCTGGAGACCATGGCCGTGCTCTTCGGCAGAATCCGTGGAGGGCTGGCCACATCCGTGGTGATAGTGGGTGCCCTGCTGGGAGCCTCCACTGGGATCGTGGGTGCCACAGTGGTGACCATGGGGCTTTTGTCCCTGCCCACCATGCTGCGGCACAACTATAAGCACGAGCTGGCCACAGGCACCATAGCGGCCTCGGGTACACTGGGTCAGATAATTCCCCCCAGCATAGTGCTAGTTCTCCTGGGAGACATCATAGGTGTCTCAGTGGGGGATCTCTTCATAGGAGCTGTTCTGCCAGGGTTTCTATTGGTCATTCTATACATAGCTTTCATATCGGTCATGGTCAGGTTCAAACCTTCCTGGGCCCCCCTGATACCCAAGGAAAAGTGGAAGCAGATGATGGGGGCTGGCTTTGGCCGCAGGTTGGCAAGGGCTCTGGCAGCCCCCTTGCTTCTCATGATAGCGGTCCTGGGATCCATCTTTGCTGGCATTGCCACCCCCACCGAAGCTGCGGGGGTGGGAGCTGCCGGGGCCACCCTGATGGCCATATCCAATAGAAGATTTAACCTGGACGTACTGAAACAGGTCATGGAGACCACCACACGGCTTACCAGCATGGTCTTCATCATCCTGGTGGGGGCCAGCGCTTTTGGGCTTGTTTTCCGCGGCCTGGACGGGGACCGCGTGGTAAGGGAGTTCATCCAACAAATCCCCTATGGGAAATGGGGAGTTCTGGCCATTGTCATGGGCCTAATATTCATAATAGGTTTTTTCCTGGATTTCATAGAAATAACCTTCATTCATATACCGGTCTTGGCCCCAATCATGAAACATCTGGGGTTCGACCCTCTTTGGTTCGGAATACTCTTCGCCGTTAACCTCCAGACCTCCTTTCTAACACCGCCCTTTGGTTTTGCCTTGTTTTATCTAAAAGGGGTCTGTCCGCC